The following are encoded in a window of Gasterosteus aculeatus chromosome 5, fGasAcu3.hap1.1, whole genome shotgun sequence genomic DNA:
- the l3mbtl2 gene encoding lethal(3)malignant brain tumor-like protein 2 isoform X1 — MPYHCVAFGCGKTAEDGVKLFKFPKDPEEFRKWEKQVQRTRSQWVATSSSHLCSEHFGKEYFEPKQLPGALVLKLGAVPTVFVRPHCSSCNGVGCSKCLPAIQRRGITAEPKERAASAEYNETASAQFDETDGGGDKDLTGHLTGEGVMWGGGNKEVPVVCEMCGTTGSMSAFFSKTKRFCSISCSRSYSSNSKKTSILARLQGRPPSKKVLNKMNKSPPAAAALNAVFEWGAYLEKETSLAASVSCFRHAPLCAQWDDITLGMKVEVLNTNAVLPSKVYWIASVIQIAGYKVLLRYEGFEHDSSRDFWCSLFSGDVNPIGWCAMTSKLLVPPQDVKRNIPDWKEYLMSKLVGAHTLPVDFYLKLAESMKYPFKPGLRVEVVDPKHVSQTRLAAVESLLGGRLRLVYEDQSDAQDNILSDFWCHMGSPLVHPVGWSKKVGHAVRPPANNVEGSGSIWKSNCDGSFLLFKKPRFVYMEGGFFEQGMKLEAIDPLNLGSICVATVQQVLLDGYLMVGIDGNPSNGSDWFCYHASSHAIFPVDFCKKNNIPLTVPQGYNSQTFTWDKYLKETEAQAAPARLFNTDYPGHGFSPNMKLEAVDLMEPRLVCVATVKRCVGRLLLVHFDGWEDEFDQWIDHLSSDIYPAGWCELMRYQLQPPPGLVDSENQVAPNKKPKPPPYGKRRRKNARKRLSQEQVPDDVGQEPEVSGTHGSPAVEGHVLPSEVPLIQPKAEPEELEIFAVQVKVEEVEVEMENPIEPPDVPRQAPLGEIKQEAGGEQSKSGRHQSPGQSSRDKVAHAKRRPSEPTLERREERASSEEGFSGECNMERSTGEDRDMDETSESNTELETTGEAVGMET, encoded by the exons ATGCCGTACCACTGTGTGGCTTTCGGATGCGGCAAAACCGCGGAGGATGGAGTGAAGTTGTTTAAATTCCCCAAGGACCCCGAGGAGTTTCGCAAATGGGAGAAGCAGGTTCAGCGCACCCGCAGCCAGTGGGTCGCCACATCCAGCTCTCACCTCTGCAGCGAGCACTTTGGCAAGGAGTACTTTGAGCCCAAACAGCTGCCGGGAGCTCTGGTTCTGAAGCTGGGAGCTGTTCCCACCGTGTTCGTCCGTCCGCACTGCTCATCCTGCAATGGAGTGGGCTGCAGTAAGTGCCTGCCCGCTATCCAACGCCGGGGCATTACTGCCGAACCAAAAGAGCGCGCCGCCAGT GCCGAATATAATGAAACTGCGTCCGCGCAGTTTGATGAAACTGACGGAGGAGGTGACAAAGATCTGACCGGACATCTGACAGGAGAAGGGGTGATGTGGGGCGGGGGAAACAAAGAAGTACCAG TGGTTTGCGAGATGTGCGGCACCACCGGTAGTATGAGCGCCTTCTTTTCCAAGACCAAGCGTTTCTGCAGTATATCCTGTTCGCGATCCTATTCATCCAACTCGAAGAAGACCTCCATACTGGCACGACTGCAG GGAAGGCCCCCCTCAAAGAAAGTGCTGAACAAGATGAACAAATCCCCTCCAGCTGCCGCTGCACTCAATG CAGTTTTTGAATGGGGCGCCTACCTGGAGAAGGAAACCTCTCTGGCTGCATCGGTGTCCTGCTTCAGACAT GCTCCCTTGTGTGCCCAGTGGGATGACATCACTCTGGGGATGAAGGTGGAGGTCCTGAACACCAACGCGGTGCTGCCGAGTAAAGTCTACTGGATCGCTTCTGTCATCCAGATTGCAG GATACAAAGTCCTGTTGAGATACGAAGGCTTCGAACACGACAGCAGTCGAGATTTCTGGTGCAGCCTCTTCTCGGGGGATGTGAACCCAATCGGATGGTGCGCCATGACGAGCAAACTTCTGGTGCCTCCACAAG ATGTGAAGCGGAACATCCCAGATTGGAAGGAGTATCTGATGTCAAAGCTCGTGGGGGCTCACACTCTACCTGTCGACTTCTACCTGAAG TTGGCAGAGAGCATGAAGTACCCTTTCAAGCCGGGGTTGCGTGTGGAGGTGGTGGACCCCAAACATGTCAGTCAGACCCGCCTGGCAGCCGTAGAGTCCCTTCTCGGCGGCCGTCTGCGCCTGGTGTACGAAGACCAGAGTGACGCTCAGGATAATATCCTCTCTGACTTCTGGTGCCACATGGGGAGTCCACTGGTGCACCCGGTAGGCTGGTCCAAAAAAGTGGGTCACGCCGTCCGACCTCCTG cAAACAATGTGGAAGGTTCTGGCAGCATTTGGAAGAGTAACTGTGATGGCTCCTTCCTGCTCTTTAAGAAG CCCAGGTTTGTTTACATGGAAGGAGGTTTCTTTGAGCAAGGAATGAAGCTGGAGGCGATCGATCCTCTTAACCTGGGAAGCATCTGTGTGGCCACTGTACAACAG GTTCTGTTGGACGGCTACCTGATGGTGGGGATCGATGGCAACCCATCAAACGGCTCTGATTGGTTTTGCTACCACGCCTCATCTCATGCCATCTTTCCTGTAGACTTctgtaaaaagaacaacatcCCTCTCACGGTACCTCAAG GCTATAACTCTCAGACCTTCACCTGGGACAAATACCTGAAGGAGACCGAAGCTCAAGCTGCACCGGCGCGACTGTTTAACACC GACTACCCGGGCCACGGCTTCTCCCCCAACATGAAGCTGGAAGCGGTGGACTTGATGGAGCCGCGCCTGGTGTGTGTGGCCACGGTGAAGCGCTGCGTGGGCCGCCTGCTGCTCGTCCACTTCGACGGCTGGGAGGATGAGTTTGACCAGTGGATCGACCACCTGTCCTCCGACATCTACCCCGCCGGCTGGTGCGAACTCATGCGCTACCAGCTCCAGCCTCCTCCAGGACTCG TTGATTCGGAAAACCAGGTGGCACCGAACAAGAAACCGAAGCCCCCTCCGTATGGGAAAAGGA GGAGGAAAAATGCAAGGAAGAGACTTTCTCAGGAGCAGGTTCCAGATGATGTTGGTCAGGAGCCTGAGGTCAGTGGTACCCACGGTTCTCCTGCTGTAGAAGGCCACGTTCTTCCTTCAGAGGTTCCCCTCATCCAGCCCAAGGCCGAGCCAGAGGAACTGGAAA TCTTTGCAGTGCAGGTCaaagtggaggaggtggaggtggagatggagaacCCCATTGAACCTCCGGATGTTCCTCGACAAGCCCCTCTGGGAGAAATCAAACAGGAGGCGGGAGGGGAGCAGAGCAAGTCAGGACGCCATCAGTCACCAGGCCAGAGCAGCAGGGACAAAGTAGCACATGCGAAGAGGAGGCCAAGTGAACCGACACTAGAAAGAAGGGAAGAGCGTGCATCTTCTGAAGAGGGCTTTAGTGGCGAATGCAACATGGAGCGGAGCACAGGAGAAGACCGGGACATGGATGAAACTTCAGAGAGCAACACCGAGCTGGAAACGACAGGAGAGGCTGTAGGGATGGAGACGTGA
- the l3mbtl2 gene encoding lethal(3)malignant brain tumor-like protein 2 isoform X2 yields the protein MPYHCVAFGCGKTAEDGVKLFKFPKDPEEFRKWEKQVQRTRSQWVATSSSHLCSEHFGKEYFEPKQLPGALVLKLGAVPTVFVRPHCSSCNGVGCSKCLPAIQRRGITAEPKERAASAEYNETASAQFDETDGGGDKDLTGHLTGEGVMWGGGNKEVPVVCEMCGTTGSMSAFFSKTKRFCSISCSRSYSSNSKKTSILARLQGRPPSKKVLNKMNKSPPAAAALNVFEWGAYLEKETSLAASVSCFRHAPLCAQWDDITLGMKVEVLNTNAVLPSKVYWIASVIQIAGYKVLLRYEGFEHDSSRDFWCSLFSGDVNPIGWCAMTSKLLVPPQDVKRNIPDWKEYLMSKLVGAHTLPVDFYLKLAESMKYPFKPGLRVEVVDPKHVSQTRLAAVESLLGGRLRLVYEDQSDAQDNILSDFWCHMGSPLVHPVGWSKKVGHAVRPPANNVEGSGSIWKSNCDGSFLLFKKPRFVYMEGGFFEQGMKLEAIDPLNLGSICVATVQQVLLDGYLMVGIDGNPSNGSDWFCYHASSHAIFPVDFCKKNNIPLTVPQGYNSQTFTWDKYLKETEAQAAPARLFNTDYPGHGFSPNMKLEAVDLMEPRLVCVATVKRCVGRLLLVHFDGWEDEFDQWIDHLSSDIYPAGWCELMRYQLQPPPGLVDSENQVAPNKKPKPPPYGKRRRKNARKRLSQEQVPDDVGQEPEVSGTHGSPAVEGHVLPSEVPLIQPKAEPEELEIFAVQVKVEEVEVEMENPIEPPDVPRQAPLGEIKQEAGGEQSKSGRHQSPGQSSRDKVAHAKRRPSEPTLERREERASSEEGFSGECNMERSTGEDRDMDETSESNTELETTGEAVGMET from the exons ATGCCGTACCACTGTGTGGCTTTCGGATGCGGCAAAACCGCGGAGGATGGAGTGAAGTTGTTTAAATTCCCCAAGGACCCCGAGGAGTTTCGCAAATGGGAGAAGCAGGTTCAGCGCACCCGCAGCCAGTGGGTCGCCACATCCAGCTCTCACCTCTGCAGCGAGCACTTTGGCAAGGAGTACTTTGAGCCCAAACAGCTGCCGGGAGCTCTGGTTCTGAAGCTGGGAGCTGTTCCCACCGTGTTCGTCCGTCCGCACTGCTCATCCTGCAATGGAGTGGGCTGCAGTAAGTGCCTGCCCGCTATCCAACGCCGGGGCATTACTGCCGAACCAAAAGAGCGCGCCGCCAGT GCCGAATATAATGAAACTGCGTCCGCGCAGTTTGATGAAACTGACGGAGGAGGTGACAAAGATCTGACCGGACATCTGACAGGAGAAGGGGTGATGTGGGGCGGGGGAAACAAAGAAGTACCAG TGGTTTGCGAGATGTGCGGCACCACCGGTAGTATGAGCGCCTTCTTTTCCAAGACCAAGCGTTTCTGCAGTATATCCTGTTCGCGATCCTATTCATCCAACTCGAAGAAGACCTCCATACTGGCACGACTGCAG GGAAGGCCCCCCTCAAAGAAAGTGCTGAACAAGATGAACAAATCCCCTCCAGCTGCCGCTGCACTCAATG TTTTTGAATGGGGCGCCTACCTGGAGAAGGAAACCTCTCTGGCTGCATCGGTGTCCTGCTTCAGACAT GCTCCCTTGTGTGCCCAGTGGGATGACATCACTCTGGGGATGAAGGTGGAGGTCCTGAACACCAACGCGGTGCTGCCGAGTAAAGTCTACTGGATCGCTTCTGTCATCCAGATTGCAG GATACAAAGTCCTGTTGAGATACGAAGGCTTCGAACACGACAGCAGTCGAGATTTCTGGTGCAGCCTCTTCTCGGGGGATGTGAACCCAATCGGATGGTGCGCCATGACGAGCAAACTTCTGGTGCCTCCACAAG ATGTGAAGCGGAACATCCCAGATTGGAAGGAGTATCTGATGTCAAAGCTCGTGGGGGCTCACACTCTACCTGTCGACTTCTACCTGAAG TTGGCAGAGAGCATGAAGTACCCTTTCAAGCCGGGGTTGCGTGTGGAGGTGGTGGACCCCAAACATGTCAGTCAGACCCGCCTGGCAGCCGTAGAGTCCCTTCTCGGCGGCCGTCTGCGCCTGGTGTACGAAGACCAGAGTGACGCTCAGGATAATATCCTCTCTGACTTCTGGTGCCACATGGGGAGTCCACTGGTGCACCCGGTAGGCTGGTCCAAAAAAGTGGGTCACGCCGTCCGACCTCCTG cAAACAATGTGGAAGGTTCTGGCAGCATTTGGAAGAGTAACTGTGATGGCTCCTTCCTGCTCTTTAAGAAG CCCAGGTTTGTTTACATGGAAGGAGGTTTCTTTGAGCAAGGAATGAAGCTGGAGGCGATCGATCCTCTTAACCTGGGAAGCATCTGTGTGGCCACTGTACAACAG GTTCTGTTGGACGGCTACCTGATGGTGGGGATCGATGGCAACCCATCAAACGGCTCTGATTGGTTTTGCTACCACGCCTCATCTCATGCCATCTTTCCTGTAGACTTctgtaaaaagaacaacatcCCTCTCACGGTACCTCAAG GCTATAACTCTCAGACCTTCACCTGGGACAAATACCTGAAGGAGACCGAAGCTCAAGCTGCACCGGCGCGACTGTTTAACACC GACTACCCGGGCCACGGCTTCTCCCCCAACATGAAGCTGGAAGCGGTGGACTTGATGGAGCCGCGCCTGGTGTGTGTGGCCACGGTGAAGCGCTGCGTGGGCCGCCTGCTGCTCGTCCACTTCGACGGCTGGGAGGATGAGTTTGACCAGTGGATCGACCACCTGTCCTCCGACATCTACCCCGCCGGCTGGTGCGAACTCATGCGCTACCAGCTCCAGCCTCCTCCAGGACTCG TTGATTCGGAAAACCAGGTGGCACCGAACAAGAAACCGAAGCCCCCTCCGTATGGGAAAAGGA GGAGGAAAAATGCAAGGAAGAGACTTTCTCAGGAGCAGGTTCCAGATGATGTTGGTCAGGAGCCTGAGGTCAGTGGTACCCACGGTTCTCCTGCTGTAGAAGGCCACGTTCTTCCTTCAGAGGTTCCCCTCATCCAGCCCAAGGCCGAGCCAGAGGAACTGGAAA TCTTTGCAGTGCAGGTCaaagtggaggaggtggaggtggagatggagaacCCCATTGAACCTCCGGATGTTCCTCGACAAGCCCCTCTGGGAGAAATCAAACAGGAGGCGGGAGGGGAGCAGAGCAAGTCAGGACGCCATCAGTCACCAGGCCAGAGCAGCAGGGACAAAGTAGCACATGCGAAGAGGAGGCCAAGTGAACCGACACTAGAAAGAAGGGAAGAGCGTGCATCTTCTGAAGAGGGCTTTAGTGGCGAATGCAACATGGAGCGGAGCACAGGAGAAGACCGGGACATGGATGAAACTTCAGAGAGCAACACCGAGCTGGAAACGACAGGAGAGGCTGTAGGGATGGAGACGTGA
- the chadlb gene encoding chondroadherin-like b — MFSQLRPGTLWVLLLLCIPAALASKCPQQCVCDQIQLTVTCVNRNLTQVPPAVDEITVKLDLRGNDIQELPTGAFKHTPYLTHLSLQRCNLRRVKEGAFRGLGRLVFLNLANNNVDILYQESFDGLSSLKQLMIDRNRVEEIQPGAFSQLGFLNLLSLTNNHLVYIPNMAFQGLQNIKWLRLSHNSLNYLDTEAFAGLLTLTRLSLDHNGLQFFPTETMTRLPELTRLEMSYNPMAYLGEEVVSMAKLTHLLLDHMSLQDMSSTAVKKSPSLIHLDISYNQLRVVQPFFESSPKLARLNLAGNPIYCNCYLRPLREWSIRSKVKLLGTCGGPAHLSGENLQAVYPAELRCQSQEAMLKAELEESARMTPPPTLKPEDKVKCPANCVCEADTHHSSCENRAHTKVPRGFSPDTRLLDLRGNNFHYIPSNSFPGVAHVVSLHLQRCKITEVEGGAFSGMKGLIYLYLSENDLTSLSPDVFKGLPQLTYLHLEKNRFTGFPKGAFKLVPSLLALRLENNSIAKLEPDILTGAEGLRALYLTGNVIDHVSPGALDQAGDLDALHLGANRLSEVPTEALSKAGNLRDLRLSGNPIRWVGPNAFRPLGGSLKELYLDNMGLEKMSQTSLAGLGPGLRSLFLEGNQLEEVPNLHPLTFLEVINLADNPLMCDCPLLPLRMWIEKVNLKVRATCANPPELRGRKVKDVHVFRACPGGESLPAPPTVTPKPAKAPGATKPKPMHRKSLRQVKMLKAKARKNLNTKPPGAKKPTERRSTA; from the exons ATGTTCTCTCAGCTCCGTCCCGGCACCCTCTgggtcctgctgctcctctgcatcCCTGCGGCACTCGCGTCAAAATGTCCACAGCAGTGTGTCTGTGACCAGATCCAGCTCACTGTGACCTGCGTCAACAGGAACCTGACCCAAGTTCCTCCTGCGGTTGACGAG ATCACAGTGAAGTTAGATCTCCGAGGCAACGACATCCAGGAGCTTCCCACCGGGGCCTTCAAACACACTCCCTATCTGACTCACCTGTCGCTGCAGCGCTGTAACCTCCGCAGGGTGAAGGAGGGCGCCTTCCGAGGACTCGGCCGCCTGGTCTTCCTCAACCTGGCCAACAACAACGTTGACATCCTCTACCAG GAGTCATTCGACGGCCTCTCCTCGCTGAAGCAGCTCATGATCGACCGAAACCGCGTGGAGGAGATCCAGCCCGGGGCTTTCTCTCAGCTCGGCTTCCTCAACCTCCTCTCGCTCACGAACAACCATCTCGTCTACATCCCCAACATGGCCTTCCAG GGTTTGCAGAACATCAAATGGCTTCGTCTCAGCCACAACTCTCTGAACTACCTGGACACGGAGGCCTTCGCCGGACTGTTGACGCTCACGCGTCTCAGCCTGGACCACAACGGGCTGCAGTTCTTTCCCACAGAGACCATGACTAG ACTGCCAGAGTTGACTCGCCTCGAGATGAGCTACAACCCAATGGCCTACCTGGGAGAGGAGGTTGTGTCCATGGCCAAACTGACCCACCTCCTCCTGGACCACATGTCCCTGCAGGACATGTCCAGCACAGCTGTGAAAAAATCCCCCAGCCTGATCCACCTGGACATCAGCTACAACCAGCTGCGTGTCGTCCAGCCCTTCTTTGAAAGTTCCCCCAAGCTGGCACGCCTCAACCTTGCTGGGAACCCCATCTACTGCAACTGCTACCTACGTCCGCTCAG GGAGTGGTCGATCCGGAGCAAGGTCAAGCTCTTGGGGACGTGTGGAGGACCGGCCCATCTGTCAGGAGAGAACCTGCAAGCCGTGTACCCTGCAGAGCTGCGTTGTCAGAGCCAGGAGGCCATGTTGAAGGCCGAGTTAGAGGAGTCAGCCAGGATGACCCCGCCGCCCACCCTAAAGCCCGAGGACAAGGTCAAGTGTCCTGCAAACTGCGTGTGCGAG GCCGACACACACCACTCCTCGTGTGAGAACCGCGCTCATACCAAGGTTCCTCGGGGTTTCTCCCCCGACACGCGTCTCCTGGACCTGCGTGGCAACAACTTCCACTATATCCCTAGCAACAGCTTTCCCGGTGTTGCCCACGTCGTTTCCTTGCATCTGCAGCGCTGCAAGATCACGGAGGTGGAGGGCGGAGCTTTCAGTGGAATGAAGGGACTGATCTACCTGTACCTGTCGGAGAATGACCTCACTTCCCTCAGTCCCGATGTCTTCAAAG GCCTCCCTCAGCTGACATACCTCCACCTGGAGAAGAACCGCTTCACCGGTTTCCCCAAAGGAGCATTCAAACTGGTTCCTAGCCTGCTGGCGCTTCGCCTGGAGAACAACTCCATCGCCAAGCTGGAGCCGGACATCTTGACTGGAGCTGAGGGCCTCAGAGCCCTGTACCTCACCGGGAACGTCATCGATCATGTGTCGCCTGGGGCCCTGGACCAGGCTGGGGACCTTGATGCGCTCCACCTGGGAGCAAACCGGCTGAGTGAGGTGCCCACGGAAGCGCTGAGCAAGGCGGGAAACCTCAGAGACCTGAGGCTGTCGGGGAATCCAATTCGCTGGGTGGGGCCGAATGCTTTTCGACCCCTCGGGGGGTCGCTGAAGGAGCTGTATCTGGATAACATGGGACTGGAGAAG ATGTCACAGACTTCCCTGGCAGGTCTGGGTCCAGGGTTGAGGAGTCTCTTTCTGGAGGGCAACCAGCTGGAGGAGGTACCTAACCTTCACCCTCTCACTTTTTTGGAGGTCATCAACCTGGCCGATAACCCCCTGATGTGTGACTGCCCTCTGCTGCCACTGCGCAT GTGGATTGAAAAAGTCAACCTGAAGGTACGAGCCACTTGTGCCAATCCCCCCGAGCTGCGTGGTCGCAAGGTCAAGGACGTCCACGTCTTCAGGGCTTGTCCCGGGGGCGAGagcctccccgccccccctacTGTCACCCCAAAGCCCGCCAAGGCCCCCGGGGCAACCAAACCCAAACCAATGCACCGCAAGAGCCTTCGGCAGGTCAAAATGCTCAAAGCCAAAGCTCGCAAAAATTTGAACACAAAACCGCCGGGAGCCAAGAAACCGACGGAGAGACGCAGCACGGCCTAA
- the rangap1b gene encoding ran GTPase-activating protein 1b, with amino-acid sequence MASDDIARLADALSKTHVGDGELSYKGLGLKLDDAESVEELVREIEHYTGLRALRLEGNTVGVDAARAIAKALQSKDLLQRCYWSDMFTGRLRSEIPTALRSLGGALMSAGARLTELDLSDNAFGPDGVKGIEQLLKSPSCHNLQELRLNNCGMGIGGGKILAEALIEGHRQSSEHGAPLKLRVFVAGRNRLENEGARALARAFQLIGSLEEVHMPQNGINHAGVMALASAMRHNPELRVLNFNDNTFTKRGTLAMAQALRHLRNVQVINFGDCLVRSEGAIALAAVLREGLPILKELNLSFGEITEAAALVVAQAVMDKSDMEKVDLNGNSLGEEGCEALREAMENMDKGGMLASLSDDEGEPDDEDEEDDDDASDASDDCDEDNGEIVKENGTTREGDSPAKPQSPAEIMSFLSCPSAERLLQLGEMRTSLQQQVDASDPHNAADVLLKIAALYSEEPETKTAVLETIDAVLKKLLCGSAFQSYCFLSSLLVKMGLLKGEGRVKKASLVPGQLLCLEHAIQQEYFTGHHASLLHTFMSKNGGALESCSSASERLSSTLEKCLNQH; translated from the exons ATGGCCTCGGATGACATTGCTCGGCTGGCTGACGCGCTTTCCAAGACCCACGTCGGAGATGGAGAGCTGAGCTATAAGGGCTTGGGCCTGAAGCTCGACGACGCGGAATCCG tggaggagctggtgcgTGAGATAGAGCACTACACGGGCCTGAGAGCTCTGCGCCTGGAGGGGAACACGGTGGGAGTGGACGCGGCCCGGGCCATCGCCAAGGCTCTGCAGAGCAAAGACCTGCTGCAG AGATGCTACTGGAGTGACATGTTCACCGGGAGGTTGCGCTCGGAGATCCCAACGGCCCTG AGGTCTCTGGGCGGTGCCTTAATGAGTGCAGGGGCCAGGCTGACCGAGTTGGACCTGAGCGACAACGCCTTCGGGCCAGATGGTGTGAAGGGAATCGAGCAGCTGCTCAAGAGCCCTTCCTGCCACAATTTGCAGGAGCTGAGGCTAAACAATTGTGGGATGGGGATCGGCGGAGGAAAG ATCCTGGCTGAAGCTCTGattgagggccacagacagtcGTCAGAGCACGGAGCTCCACTCAAACTGCGAGTGTTCGTCGCAGGGAGGAACCGCCTGGAAAACGAAGGCGCCCGCGCCCTGGCTAGGGCCTTTCAG CTGATAGGCAGCCTGGAAGAAGTCCACATGCCCCAGAATGGGATCAACCACGCAGGTGTGATGGCGCTGGCTTCGGCCATGCGCCACAACCCGGAGCTCCGCGTCCTCAACTTCAACGACAACACCTTCACCAAGAGAGGAACGCTGGCCATGGCGCAG GCTCTGAGGCATCTGAGGAATGTACAGGTGATCAACTTTGGAGACTGTCTGGTGCGCTCCGAAGGAGCCATCGCCCTCGCCGCCGTCCTCCGAGAGGGACTGCCGATCCTCAAG GAGCTCAATCTGTCCTTTGGCGAGATCACAGAGGCGGCAGCTTTGGTGGTTGCTCAGGCCGTCATGGACAAATCCGACATGGAGAAAGTGGATTTGAACG GTAACAGTTTGGGGGAGGAGGGCTGTGAAGCTTTGAGGGAAGCTATGGAAAACATGGACAAAGGAGGCATGCTGGCATCACTCAG TGATGATGAGGGAGAACCTGATGAcgaggatgaagaagatgatgacGATGCCAGCGATGCAAGTGACGACTGTGATGAAGACAACGGTGAAATTGTGAAGGAAAATGGAACAACGAGAGAAGGCGACAGTCCGGCAAAACCTCAGAGCCCG gctGAGATCATGTCCTTCCTCAGCTGCCCCTCTGCTGAGAGGCTCCTTCAGCTGGGAGAGATGAGGACGAGCCTGCAACAACAG gtgGATGCATCTGACCCACACAACGCCGCCGATGTGCTGCTGAAAATCGCCGCTCTGTACAGTGAAGAACCGGAGACCAAGACGGCTGTCCTTGAAACCATTG ATGCCGTGTTGAAGAAGCTCCTCTGCGGCTCAGCTTTCCAGTCCtactgcttcctctcctcgctGCTGGTCAAAATGGGACTTCTTAAG ggggaggggagggtgaagAAGGCGTCGCTGGTCCCAGGTCAgctgttgtgtttggagcacGCGATTCAGCAGGAATACTTCACTGGGCACCACGCCTCGCTGCTTCACACCTTCATGTCGAA GAACGGTGGAGCTCTGGAGTCCTGCAGCAGCGCTAGTGAGAGGCTGAGCTCCACACTGGAGAAGTGCCTCAACCAACACTGA